In one window of Candidatus Cloacimonadota bacterium DNA:
- a CDS encoding ComF family protein — MNIINLIVSLFFPNICLVCRKKLTKNDIICEKCINNLAILETNKCLLCRKNPAENGICQNCRTEFQFDGVVSVFKFNEVIQSLIHNLKYNEFKKIGIFLGEFLANKLSNYDFISKVDYIIPVPLHKVKKRERGFNQSDIIAKILSDKLNIKLGNHIIKRAKYTKTQTMLTKKEREVNVRDAFKIKSHRDVKDKNFLIVDDVITTGSTMKSIVLLLKEYYANQVYVASIARA, encoded by the coding sequence ATGAATATTATCAATCTTATTGTTAGCCTATTTTTCCCAAATATTTGTTTAGTTTGTAGAAAAAAATTGACTAAGAATGATATAATCTGCGAAAAATGTATTAATAATTTAGCAATATTAGAAACAAACAAGTGTTTACTTTGCAGGAAAAATCCTGCTGAAAATGGTATATGCCAGAATTGTAGAACTGAATTTCAGTTTGATGGAGTTGTTTCTGTATTTAAATTTAATGAAGTAATTCAGAGTTTAATTCATAATTTAAAATATAATGAGTTCAAAAAAATTGGCATCTTTTTAGGAGAATTTTTGGCAAATAAATTATCAAATTATGATTTTATATCTAAAGTTGACTATATTATTCCTGTTCCTCTTCATAAAGTAAAAAAAAGAGAAAGAGGTTTTAATCAATCCGATATTATCGCGAAGATTTTATCTGATAAGTTAAATATCAAATTAGGTAATCATATTATAAAAAGAGCAAAATACACAAAAACTCAGACCATGCTAACCAAAAAGGAGCGAGAAGTTAATGTTAGAGATGCCTTCAAAATAAAATCTCATAGAGATGTAAAAGATAAGAATTTCTTAATAGTTGACGATGTTATAACAACAGGTTCTACAATGAAGTCAATAGTATTACTATTAAAAGAATATTATGCAAATCAAGTGTAT